gcctcttgacattcatctgtccatttgatcactgcatctttcttcagcaacttaaatatgggctcacacgtggtagtaagctgagcaatgaacctgctgatgtaattcaatctccctagcagactcatgacctctttcttggttctcggaggTGGCAAAttccgaatagactttatctttgttggatctaactcaatacccctccggctgactataaatcccagaagtttcccagatggaactctgaatgcacatttggctggattcaatttcaaatcatACCTGCGCagacgctcaaagaactttcttagatcttGCACATGGCCTTCTTATGTTctggatttaatgatcacatcatccacatacacctcaatttcccggtgcatcatgtcatggaagatggcagtcatggctctcatataagttgccccggtatttttcaaaccgaatggcatgactctgtaaTAATAAGTGCCCCATGGAGTGGTGAAAGTCGTCTTTTCTGCGTCGTCCTCATCCATCAAAACCTGGTGATACCCAgtataacaatccacgaaagactgtatctcatgtttggcacagttgtcaacaagAATATGaatgtttggcagtggaaagttgtccttgggacttgctttgttcaaatcccgataatcaacacacactcaggTTTTCCTATCTTTTTTTGGCACTGGGACCATATTAGCCAACCacgtggtgtatcggaccacccGAATCACACCAGCTTTTAATTGTTTggagacttcttctttgatcttatcactgatttccgttttaaactttctttgcttttgttgtacGGATGGGTAACCGGGATAAGTTGGTAATTTATGTACTACCAAATCAATGCTCaaacctggcatatcatcatgaGACCATGCAAACACATccttgaattcaaacaaaagttggatcaatacatccctagttctttcataggcgtgaatgcttatcatggtttctcgGATCTCTTCTGGACTGCCAAAATTAACtggctcggtttcatttaagtttggcttaggcttattctcaaattgttccaattctcgatttatttccctaaaagcctcatcttcatcatattctggatcttgattcattatttcacagttagacatcgttttaggatctgggcatgaagtccgcaagcatgtcatgttatttaagtccgcattattagaactgaaaaggaaaagataagaaaaatagcaaaattagaataaagaaaaaggaaacatccattgatgatgaaatattgatttcatttcattgaattgaaGATAAAAGggtttacatcaaaatcaaaagacaataaaataaaaacattcgagttacaccctgaaataactcgtaatgtagaaaagatggcaagactggactaccgggattcccgcctgaTAGGGAATGGGGTAGCTTTCCAATTCTGAAGCTTGGCATTTGGCCCCATGTATAACACCTCAGCAGTGCTCGTTCCTTCCCCCGGCTGGACCATGTGGGACTCATACAACATTCGTTTCATGGCTTCACAAATATCCTCAATCTTTTCAGCTGTGaagatctcttcttcttcttcttctacatatttgggatcaataaATGACTTGGTGAGATGCGGAACGGGCTGAGGCAGGACCCACCCATTTTTCTTGCGCTCATCAGCCCATTTTCTATCAGCCTCTGTAGCTCGAAAACCTACGCCGAAGAACTTCTCATTGGCGATTGACGTAACAGGCTCTATGATTCCTTGTAGATATACCCCGAGCCCCTTTCCGGGCTTATACCCATGTTTAATCATTTCAGTGGCGACCATGACCGAGGCATTAGATAAGCAAGGTTGAGGGAACGGGGCCCCTTCTTCGCATTGATCAGCGATCATAATTTCGAAGGCTTGGTAGACAATGTGCTCACTTCCTTCTCTAGCTTCGAGACATGGGACTGAAGGGTCCCTGTAAATTGACTGTTCATCCTCCCCGTGGACAACAATTTCTtggttttcatgttcaaatttgaccatttgatgaaGAGTGGAGGGCACAGCTCCTGCAgtgtgaatccatggtcttcctAGGAGAAAATTATATGAAGTATCCATGTCCAGAACCTGGAAAGTTACTTCGAAATCCATAGGGCCAATGGTTAAAATCAAATCAATTTTCCCTATTGTGTCTCGTTTGACACCATCAAAAGCGCGCACACATACATTGTTTGGTCGGATTCTTTCTGTTCTAATTTTCATCCTCTGGAGCATTGAAAGAGGGCAAATGTCGACCCTAGACCCACCATCTAGCATGACTCTCTTCATATAATAACCTCCGCGTTTGACAGTCAAGTGAAGGGCTTTGTTGTAGGCGGCTCCCTCTTGGGGCAGATCATCACGGCTGAAGGAAATCCTATTAACTTCAAAGAATTGTTCAGCCATTCTTTTCAGTTGTTCAACTAAAGTTTCAACCGGGACATATGCCTCGTTCAATGTTTTCAAGAGTACCTTCTGATGTTCATTTGAGCTAATAAAAAGAGATAAAAGTGAAACCTGGGAAGGAGTCTTCCTGAGCTGGTCAATTATTGCATATTTCGAAGTTTTCATTTTTCGGAAAAACTCTTCTGCTTCCTTAGAACTCACAGGCTTCTTAGGCGGAAACCGTTTATCCTTGCTCAGTTTTAACATCTTTTGCTCTTCTGGGTTATGGTACTTCCTAGGTTGGTTCATTTCGTTCACCTCCCCCATaatctctttccccttgtaagtaaCCATTGTTTTGCTATAATTCCAGGGGACTGCAGTGGGATCTCTCATAGGGCTCTGTGGTGCGCGGctaataaccacgggctcattcagccttggtgaaattaccgGCCCCAGCGCCACATAAGTCCCTTTTGGCACATACAACTTTGGCACATTTAGCGTGACTTTCCTCTgctcaaatattttgggagtgtTCAACATGAGTTCTTCTTTCCTTGGGGCCCTAGGAACATAGAGAATTGTGTCCTTAGCAGGTGCTGCTGCAGTATTTGTTTCTGCAATTTGAGGAGTTAGAGTGATTTTTTTCTCATTTCTGGCTTGTTTCACTGCCGCTTTAGGTCTTGCCTCTGAATCGACAATGGCGATGATAGCTTTCAAAGCTGGATAAAACTCTTTATCATCACAAATTATTCCAATGACCGTCCCGTTGTTGTGAgtcggtaatggattgttagtcacattgggGACTTCCTCGTCCCTCAGCACCACTCATTTTTGTTCTATCAAATTCTCAACGGCTCTCTTGAGAGTCCAACAATCCTCCGTATCATGACCCtctgcccctgaatgataggcacacCTAGTACCGGGCCGGTGTGATGGAGATTCCGAATTTTGCCGGTTTGGACGCGCAAGTTGCAATAGACCCATCTGGACTAATTTTGGAAACAAGCTAGAGTAGGACTCACCAATATGGGTGAAGTCATTTCTCCTTTGAAGCTCACGAGGGCGTGTATTATATTGGTAATTGTTTTGTGGGGGACGAgggttatatggagcttggtaaggatggttATTTCTGGGaggtagagctcggttttggttgTAGTATTGTTGTGGCCgtgtataaggttgggcattcatcaccgcatagggaggcaGTGCCACGGCATATGCTGCATCttgatgggggtagtagtgttgtggggttctggAAGGCAGGTAAGAATGATTGCGGGATCGATGGGGGCCTCTCAAACCTGAAGTCATTATGGCTCCTGCTTCCCTCTTCTTTCGATTTGCTTAACCTCCAGAGCCGTTCTGGATGGCTTGGGAGGTGGCTCTCAAAGCAGAATGACTTATGATTCAGccagttttcaagccattttctaccatttctccGATTTTTATGGCCTCTGCAAAAGGTTTGcccattgcagacatcatgttctgaaagtaatcggcCTCTTGGGCCTGCAAGAAAATATTGACCATTTCTGCCTCATCCATAGGCGGTTTCACTCTGGATGCTTGCTCACGCCACTTGATAGCATATTCATGGAAGCTTTCCGCAGTTTTCTTCTTGAAATTGGTCAGAGAATTCCTATCTGGAGCTATATCAATATTGTATTGAAATTGCCTGACGAAATCTCGGGCCaagtcatcccatatatgccaatgGGAGATGTCCTGATCTATGTACCATTCTGACGCAATTCCCGTCAAGCTCTCCCCGAAATAGGCCATCAAaagttcttcttttccacctgcccctctcagcTGATTGCAATAACTTTTCAAATGAGCGATCGGGTCTCCGTGCCCATTGTACTTTTCGAATTTTGGCGTTTTAAAACGAACGGGCAAATGAACATGAGGAAACATACACAGATCAGAGTAGGAGACGCTCTTTTGGCCACCCAggccttgcatgtttttcagacCTTTTTCGAGGCTTTTCATCTTCCGAACCATCTCTTCTTTCTCGGGGTTTCTCATAGCTCTTTCCTGTTCCATAGGAGACTCAAACTGTGGGTGCTTAGGGTAAGAGTTTGGGGTAACAAGAGCGTTGTCTAGCTGAAATTACGGGACTTGAAAAGTGATAGCTGAAGGCTCGAAGCATGGCCTGGGAACTGTTGGTTATGCCGTAATAGAGACTGGTGGTGCGGTGAATAATGTAGAAGGTACCCCTGAAAACggtgcctgggggcgaacctcagaaggcaTACCAATGAAATTGGCCGATATAGCGGGGGTACCCAAACGGGATGAATGGGTTTGTTACGGGGATGGGGACATTAGAGATTCCACTCGTCCTAGGAAGCAGTTCAGGAAATCCGGGGATTATACTGGGCGGTTCTTTGCCATTAGACCAAGCGTCCCACATTTCTAACATGCGAACGTGCAGCCTCATATTTTTCTCAGTGGCCGCGGACTTTGACTATGGAATAGCCGATACAGGACTATCCTCACGCTCAATAATTGGTAGATGACTTTCAGAGGCCATAGGAACACTGCCTTTAGATCTCGTGAAGTAAGGATGAgaagccagattaccacaaaaccaaccatctAAACAAGACCTTTGATATTTGCACACACAACAACCTGGTTAGTTTGAGATATTTAACAGATAAGGAATCGCATATTGGGGATACAATGCACTTGAATAATTAAATGTTTCTAAATGTCTTTGCAACGGCTGTATGTTTTATCCCGGTTTTACTAtctcttttctcaaattttgaatccttatttctttttccttcccTTATTGCTGTTTTtgctcttttatttttcactcttttttctttcttgttcactcaattttccttctttttctctctttttctttatttttcactcaGATTATCTATAGCTAcgatcgaatccgatggagattgcctacgtatcatgacgctgcatgaatcagatcattacgtagttcaggaaataaatgcagaataaaagaaaagaaaattttggtttttggttttttttcaacatttcattaaataaaatctttttgggttTTTCTATTAAAAAGATTTTGGAAATACTGATAATTAAACATAcatactcaaaaaaaaaaaaacagacccGAAAAGGTAAAAAATACAAACTCAaagccaaaaataataaataaaaaaaatcaggaATACATAAGAGCCTCTAATACTACTCCGGGGCCCCGTGGTACATCAGTCGGTCTCGACGTGGGCCTGCGTGCAATCTCTTCTTGAAGGTACTCTAAATCATCCATCACATGAAGGACAAAAGTCATCACAGAAGTAAAGAACATAGACCTGGTCATATCTTCGcattcatggcatttcattaCGACGTAATCAATGATTTCTTTAATCCTCATTCTAATGACGCCCTTTTCTTGGAGCAAGCGTCCAATTTGCTGACACCGGGCCTCCAATACTTGTGTGGCCGTATGGTTTTGGTCTTGCAATTGTTGTATGACTTCTTTCAATCGGAAAATCGATTTATAGCAATGCTCTCTTTCAGCTTTGAAATCCTTTGTCTGTTGGACCATTTTATTTTCGAGATTAGTCAGCTTTTCCCTTAAGATCGCGACCCCTCTATCATAATTTTGCTTTAAATGCTGAACACACCTTGCCCGTTCTTCTGCATTATTCGCCAATTTTGCCTGAGCTTTTGCCAATTCATCCTCGGCCTTTGTCAAATCAAACCCATAATCATGAACTTTCCGTCTCAGATTGCTTATGAGTCTTTCATTTTTTTCCGGGTTTTCAAcaactattttcattttctgaatctgagctcggagggcttcattttctcgggccaaccttttcttttctccttcatcctcAGCAGCCTGCAAACTACTGTTAAATTTGAGGTTTTTGATTTGATCCTCTAGCTTGCTTATGGTGGTCCGGTATTCCTTTTCTTTAGCTAACCAAACCCACTGTTCTCGCGCTCCatcagtgaattgttggacatggggtcttttGGCAAGATGTTCTATCTCTTGATCGACTCGAACTCTCTTACCATACCAGGCTGTGTAGTTAGATTCTACTTCACCCGAGGAACAATCCCGTACTTGAGTCTGTGGCTCCAGAAACCTACATTGGTGCCAAATCTGGCGAACCTTTTCTTCTGGGAATGCGGCTTTTGGGCATAGTTCAATAACCTgtggactcaaatcttcatcataaGGGACTGTTTGGTATCTTCCTAATTGGCGTAGGACTCGATGCGgagcatatggctgaatactccgaAGTCCCATCAATAAAAGAAAGCACACTCCGGCAGACATGTAAATAACCTCATTGACCGTGAGCCAACTGAAAGTCCACTCAATTCGGTTTGCGGTCAAAAAACCCAAATACGTGAACCAAGCCTCAGTACCCTCCGGTAACTCATGACCGTTTACCCAATTTTCGTATTCTTCAATACAATCGAGTCCGGTCAGACCGTAGTTCATGTACCTCGGGCGATGGCAAAGATGTTCCACCAGCCACATTTGCaaaagcaagttgcaaccctcaaaaaacTTTGTCCCAGCTCGACAGGAAGTTAGAGCTCGATAGATTTCTGCGAGAATCATCGGTATAAGAGTGCCGTTGGCCTTTTTCACCATAAAGTCGGCCATTCCTGCAAGTCCTAGCTCTATATATCTGTCACTCATTGGGCATATCAGAGTGCCTAAAAAGGCAACTATGAAGGCTAAACCTCTGCGTGCTTcccatttatttttatttccctGATACATCAAACTATTGTCCGGAGCCTCAAATCCTCGGGGATCCCCATACCGGCTGTATAAGAAGTGGAATATGCAAAAttctttggccaaatttccatctTTAACCTGCCGGCTAATGCTCAGAAGGTCCAAAAACTTATGAGGAGTTACAGGTCTTGGTGCTACTGGATATTGGTGCCTGAGATTCCCGTCAAGACCAACATAACCTACCATCTCTTCTAGCAAAGGGGTcaactcaaaatcagagaaatggaaaacattgtacgtcgggtcccaaaacggtatcaaaGCTTCAATTATATCAACCCTTGTTTTAATTTTCAGAAGCCCGGTGAGCCCACCTAAAGCCTTTGTCACATAAAGCTTGCTGACCTCCCCcaggtcattccaccacatgtggagtccTAGTGGAATCTCATCTACGACCCGAAAAGGTACATTCTCAacggtgctcattctgcacaCAAATTGAGGACAAAAATCAAAATCGACACATTTTCCAAAAACACAAAGTGGttaattttaaaaatccaaaTCAGTAAATTtcgtaatttttttttgttgtaaatACAACCCTTTCAGCACTTGAGGAAAGTTTTTAGGGTTGTTTCTGCCAACTGAGGTTGGTTATAGGAGAAAAGACTGACTTGGGTTTATATTGTGGCTATTCTTGTGAAAACAGCTTTTCGGCGCTCCAGGAGAATATTTTAAGGCTATTTTGACAAGAACGACCCCGGGTGATGATCATGTTTCAAAAGgttcttattttggttagttttgaaaAAATGTGGTCGGACCTGataggggttgcctacgtatctcacatccagtgagaatcaaacccacGTAGTTCGGTAGGTTTTGGAGCAAGAGGAAAACACGACTtattttgaaaatgacttttttttcCAGAGTTTCAGTATTTTTCAAATACCTGGATTTTCAAAACGGgtaaaattcttttttatttttttatttttttacctcactctttgttttttcttGGTTCCATTttcctattctagaagccggtcaacatgcaagccgaaacaaacataTGCACAAATAGCACGTAAAATGCATCAAGATAGTCTAATatattgggtacacctgtcctagacggacccaacccctatgttgagttcccaaagtcaaatgcacgtgatgcaaataaacgttcctactagggatccggcatgaggctatgttattctaggtttagatCCTAGGTgtgttgttctagacctggcttacccgagcagacaactcgagccggggggggggggagggcagcgtaccgggaatacagaagcttcaccggctttgcaacttgttcgaacctcgttctaaaattagggtacgactctaacagaaaagaagccacgcgaagcgcacgcttcccaaaagatttagaagactcagagagaaaagggtttcgtaacagtttatatatagttcaagcAATATCAAAGCTGTAAAAAggggcatttagcacattaggctcaaacacgtaaaaatcagataataaataaaagccaagtataacaactattctaagcttgaattctgaaccttaaaccagagattctaggttcttattccccagcagagtcgccagagctgtcacacctccttttttcccgAGGGAATaggggataggggagtttttctaatttaagtgacattattcgaaatgggattatttatttatttagagtcgccacgtggaataatttatggtgtcccaagtcaccgatttattttagaatcccaaatcgaggaaatttgactcttatttttggtccgcgaatacagaagaccgggtaaggaattctgtttatctgggagaaggtgtgaggcactcccgagttccatggttttagcacggtcgcttaacaattaatacttggcgtaattatctgatttattatatgttttaaacccattgtacatttttgtcttttaccgcttttaatatttatggaatttatttgaacaagtcgcgatgtcacACACTTatcgttttggtacacattgcgaaccgcgccacgtgaaacgcacccgcaatttacaacatgtttttttttatattatttgaagttatgatcaagtcacgtgaaacgcgcacttgaattggggtttacgtatcatgactataccacaggaaccgtacccatagtcacggtgatttattattaatcgcgcctaaatcaAGCTACGGTGTTCGGatattattcaattactaattttgacattattgtaaggtcatgaggtatgtatattattatggaggaaatgaagtaaattaattatggaaaaagttggctagcttgtgaatgtttatttgtttttggtcatGTGCAACAATTAGCCCATAAATACGCTAGGGAAGTCCAATTAAAGTCTTACACCAATCATGGCCCAACCTAATCTCTTATAATTTTACTGCTAACAAATATTTGAAACTAGACTAAATTTATGGTAGGAATATATAGATACAGGCAGGACCAATTTAGTTACTAAGATAGGAgatcaaaatgaaactaaagcatgctaaaatggaaagccattacttcattgaataaacaagaaaagtaacgaattaatacatattcatcaataaaattaacCATATGAACTACTAAAAAGGACAATAAATTAATCTTAACAAATACTCAACATGAGAACAAATTAATCTTAGCACACTCAGATGCAAACTCGATCATATCATACTCaaagttaaattaaaacagagtgaCCCAAAACattaatgagaaaaataaaatagaaagagaagtgaacctttgtattgatgattgtggattTAAATTACAACCAACTCAATGATCGGATAGCTCTCAACTGGACCCTTCGGACCACGAAAAACTCGAGCTGTAAATCTCAATTTGCAACCTCAATCGACCTTGCAAAACTAACGATTTAGTGGTTATTTTTGGAagcttttttttttggggggggggagggggagaggGAGGGGTTAATGATGACTCAAAAGTGGTCAAGGGCTGGTGGTTTTGGGGTGGTGAAGCTGCTGGATTTTTCAAAAGAAAGcggaagaaagaatgacacgaatagaaatttccttatcctagaagaagaaaaatatttttttctcaatcccttcctccctattttttcctttctctccctctctttttcatcacatttctcttctaattaaaaagaattttcacttcccatttttcttatttttaaaaaaaaaaaaaaataatttcccatttttctttacttttattttttaatttctcactttttttttacttttaatatatttaaaatcccacttttttacttttctttttttattttccacttattttacttttttttttaattttccacttacttttactttttaaaaaataaataaattagatacccttacttttattttttaattccaactttattttactttttattttttaaattttcacattcttttacttttattttttaaatttttcactttcttttactttttttattaaacaatttctacctacttttacttttactttttaattttatatttctaatttttttatttttttattcccatccgaaatttgtttttttaaaaaataataattaatttttatttattttcggtttttaattcattttatttaaaaataaagataaaaataatactaatagtaataattgaccttttaaattattaataattttttctataatatatatatatatatatatatatatatgtgtgtattttaccatatatatatataagtgtaacaaagctaaaaaatatatattaaatttctgaaaatatttacatagtagaaggtgataaaaattcaaatatagtcaaaaattaggtgctcacaatgtttcatgtttttccaaaccaaacttcacccaaaatagatgtccaaacacattttcatcttcaaaccaaacttcacccaaatcagatttttcagaataaatttgggaatctatggccaaacgctagcttaatATGGAACtcgttatatttttaaaattatgggttcatatccactcgttattataattttagtaaatttttacaCGTAAATTTATGCATCACGTcaaaaattatg
This DNA window, taken from Nicotiana tabacum cultivar K326 chromosome 15, ASM71507v2, whole genome shotgun sequence, encodes the following:
- the LOC142169826 gene encoding uncharacterized protein LOC142169826 produces the protein MEQERAMRNPEKEEMVRKMKSLEKGLKNMQGLGGQKSVSYSDLCMFPHVHLPVRFKTPKFEKYNGHGDPIAHLKSYCNQLRGAGGKEELLMAYFGESLTGIASEWYIDQDISHWHIWDDLARDFVRQFQYNIDIAPDRNSLTNFKKKTAESFHEYAIKWREQASRVKPPMDEAEMVNIFLQAQEADYFQNMMSAMGKPFAEAIKIGEMVENGLKTG